CGAGTTTTTCGGCAGGTGAGTGGGCCCCCGTGTGTCGGGCTCCGTAATTGAAAACGCGTTAATTTTCCGTATCCGTATGCTCGGCGTTTTAGACGCATAGAGAATAAATAACGTTCGGACGATCTCGagatatggagagagagagagggggggggggggggcgagtgCAAGGGAGCAACGCACTATTCCGTAGACAAATTCAGCAAGTCAGCCGAGCGCGACACGCGACGCCGGATGATTTATGCAAACGACCTTACTTTGCTGCACATACACGccgcgctgctttttctctatacgctTCGAAAAAGAGGAACAATTTATCAGGGAAAAATTCAACCGAATAATGCACGCAGAACAATTACAGGGGTAATCGCGTTTCGCTTTCTCCcgagagggggaggggggagactaaaataataaacaagagTGAATTAATTAGACTCTTTACTAGAGCGGAAGCAGAATCCTCTTTCTTTTAtaacgaaattcaaattcaaacgcgcgcgcgcgttcgcgttGGCGAGCAAGAGAGGCAAACGTGGAGGCAAAGCCCGTCTTAATTACGGGGTCTGACGTCTAATTAGAAAcagtcagagagagagagagagagagagagaaagagagagagagagagagagagagagagagagagagttggcACGGACTGCCAGTCTGTTTGTTCAATTTTCGGGGATTTAGCCGCGGCGATTTGTAGCTCTGCTGGTAAAACGCGAGAGCGCGCAAGCAACGACGTTGAATTAATTTGTGATTCAATCCCTGCCCCACCCCTCCGGAAAGACCTCGTTCTTTCGCCGATTAATTAACAAAGCCCAGCGACTCTGTCTGTATATAATTACTGCGTATAGAAGTTCAGCCCGCGATATGCGCGGTTCGCAGTCCGAGTGACCGGTGCGAAGAAATCCGAGTGGATATTATAACTCGGGAGGGCtctcgaaaattttcgaaaattgctCTTTCGATGTAAAAATATACCTCGGTTTTCatcgtatacgcgcgcacaaGTATGGGTGCATATTGCGATTTCCAAAGAAATCAGCGGTGCACGTCTGCTGCTGCGCAGTTATGTGAGAATTTAGTAATGCGCAATGCCGACGCGGCGATCCCCCTCATCTCTCGCACGTATACCATACTTTTCTCGCGTCTACCCGGAGCTATTAGACGATTCTGTcttgaataaaatatatccgagctcccgtcgtcgtcgtcgcaagctcttaaaataataacaataataacaatgataacaataataataaggaTAGTAATGGAAATGTCCTAGCCGTGTTATATCAGCCAGACTCCGAAAACCATCGATGCCAAAATTTGCCTTCATTTCTACAAACAGTTGAAGATTTTTGTACGTAAGTATTTGGGCCAAGAGCTTCTTTCACAGCAACTAGCTTCGCGTACGGATACGTCAATTACTCTTTGCCGCTGAATAAAGGTtcgaataaattgaaaaagatATCCAGATTGATTAGCCAGCCGTCAGCCGCACATCCGGCAGCTTTCGCCGCGTTGCGCAACGTTTTCGATCATGCATTTAGTCGTACATTGTTATCCGCGTAGGCCTATACATTATACTGTTACTGCAGCAGCGTGTACGGCAAACTTTGACACGTGGGCACTGCTTGTATATACATTTGCCAAGGCTCTGCCATGTATAGGAGAGCTGGAGGGAAACGGCCGCACGAGAGAGGGAAATAGTTAACGTCCGTTTGCGCCTGTGTATTTTGGCGCGTGTACCTGAGCGTATGTGCTCTCGCGTAATGGCTACGCTAATTAGAGGCAGCCACGCGGAATAATTAGAAAATAGACCCAAATGCCCGGAAGCTTTTTCCTTCCTTCTATCTCGCTCTCATACAGGTCATGCGGCGGAGGCGATCTTTCCGGGACGATGTGAAAAGAAGAAGAGTCATCCGTCATACAGTGCAGTAGACTTTGGTTAGGCACAGCAGCAACTTGTCAGACGTGCGCCTGATGTGCGTATACCGAACTCTCTACCCCCTTTCAATTTCCATCCCTCGCACGCACGTACGCCAGCGCGGGCTCTTCCCCGCCGtcagccctctctctcgctctctctctcccggtataattaattatgttGTTTTAATTATCCGACAGCTAATTAGGCGCGCAATTATGAAAGGCAAACACAACAAGAAGCTCGAGCGAGCAAGCTCGAGCTATAGGGGCagaagagctgctgctgctgcagagagaAGAAGGGGGTGAGTGGGAGGAGGGGGGAGGGGATGCTGACACGAGCTCGACCGCGTAATTGAACTCGCGAGACTGCGCGCGCAAGCGCCTTATTCGCAATGCCATCGACAAGGCGCGCAGCGTTCGCTCTTCGTAAACGATCTTTCCCGACGAGAGAGTTTGCAGCCTCGTCGTCGATAATTAACCGTTCCGCTCGGTCTACTGAAAActatgcgcgcgctcgcgcagcgtAGCTTGTATAGGAAATCCGGCATCTTTCAAGACTGCGCCCGCTGTCGTCCACATGGCTCGTCCGCAATAAAACGATCAAGTTTGGAAAACGAAAACTTTACGACAGCTGCTGTACAATCGACTATgatttaggggctgttttctCTATGGCCTTTTCTTTTTCACGTACCTGGAATCCCGGGAATTTCCCTTCGTCGGGCCATTGTTCGTCGCATTCCCAAACGATCGGCCACTGCGCGCGGAATAAAAGAGGAGGAAGGTGCGAAAGGAGATACGACGTAGGGAGGGATAAACGACGTAGCGACTAGCGCGAGGCGGCGCGCGATAGATAAGTGGAGGACGCGCTGGTGGCGCTGTACGTCACGGCATTATGGCGACGTTAAGTTAAATTAACTGCGGATTAAAGTTAACGAGGAAACGACTTGCTCGCAGCTTGTTGCGCTTCTTCCTTTTACGCCTCGGTTACGAGCGTCCGCCGCGCGCCTCGAGTGTATAATAGcgcagaaaaagaaagagagagtgagaaacTTATTCTACATCTTCCATATAAGCAGTTTGTTGGTTGCTCGATAAAGTTCTAGTCGCTATCGCGTGAGGAGGAGGTGGAAATTCCCGAAAATACGCTGACTCACGCACGCTATAGAAACGCTGAAGGTTAATATCAAGCTCGCCGGAGTCTAGATTACATCCGAAATAATCAGGAGGCTCAATAAACGCGGCTTGGATGGACTCGGATAAGGCGAAACCCGAGGCAGCTCGTTTACAAACAAAAGCTCGATCTCTCGGCCGCTAATCGTCGCAAGCGCGCCCCCGTGATTTTTTACGCCCGTTCTTTTGTGCGCGCGTTTCACGCGATTATCCTCGTAAAGTCGTCGTTAAactcgcgcggagagagagagagagagagagagagagagagagagagtcgatgCAGCTATTTCGAGTACATAGGGGCGGCCGTTTAATTCTCTtgctcgcctctctctctctctctctctctcttcctttatttccgcgcgcgcgcaagccattacaatattaattatttgcgTAAAAAACACGGCGTGCTGCCGCGGAGATCTCATCTTTAATTAAATCCGCCAATGGGTCCGAGGgcgaaagagtgagagagagggagagagagagagagagagagagagagagagagagagagagagagagagagagaggttgaATCAGCGAAGAGAGCTGCAGGCTATGGCAAGAGGGATTAAAGCCCCGGCGCGCGATGTCGAGTGTGTATAAATATAACAGCAGATTCGCGTACAACTATATCGGTACAGCCTGTCTCACTGTGGAATGCAAATCAAAGCGGAGAAATAAAAGCAGTCAATGAAGATGCACACCCACGGTTTCCACTACATACAGCTCTCGTGTCATCGCTCGTTAAAGCCGAGCTGTTTCCAACTCGCGACTCGACGATCGTTATGGAAGTTGCGCAACTTTTGTTATACATATTACACACCGGCGCCGCAGAGCACGTCCCATTGGCGCTTCTCGAGTTCTCGATCGGCctttcattattatttccCTTCGAGTACCCGTGTATAAGCTATCCGACGACTGGCTGTAATACCCCGCGCGCACGATCGCGTGTGCGTTATAGGTCGAATCACGATCGAATTATTTACTGCGCGCGAATTGAAAAGTCGAAGGTCAGCCGCTGCACTTTCAACTTTTCGACGTAATTAATTCCCCGCGGGAGTttaggcgcgcgcgagcgcacggAATGCCATAATTAATTTCCGCGCAGAGAGAGAATCGGAGAAAGGGGGATCCGGAGAGGGCAACAATATGCAGCCCCGATTAGAAACCTCCCGCggcactctctctccctctctctctctctctctctctctctctcggccgttatacgcgcgcgattaATTACATTCACTTTACGTCCGCAATGTTGAGCAGTTGTTAATTACCTTCGGCCGCGGAAGTTTTGCGCCGGCAAACTCtcattcgctctctctctctctctctctctcgcgcgcgcgctacgcCGGTGTCGACATTGTTCGCTCGGCGCTGTACTCTGCGGAGCTGTCCTTTTCCGGCTTCTCTTCCCGCAGCGGCCCGAGAGAGCGATTTACAATATAATGGATTTCTAATCCGTGCGTACACACTTTGTCACCGAGAGCGGCGTTATTCGGGGGTACACGCTCTCTTATATAGGACGTACAAATAATGAGTGTTTTTTCGAGTCGTTATTTCCCAAACacgatacacgcgcgcgcttgtgCGTCTCGTtaatgctgctgctgcaacctTCTCCATCGTTTTCGTCGTTCTTCCACTCGCCCattcttccctctctctttctctcccccgAGGGTATACCTGCGAGACTCGTTACATTCGTTCGCTTAATAGCCAGTTATTCGGATTTCGTTCGTCCGTCGTCGCGGCgtagttttataattttcagctGGTCCCCTTCGATCGAACCTGTGTGCAGTGTATAGCCGGACGATACCTCATTAGCCGCGAAGAAGTTTGCTCTCCCTCGCAGCGCAAAAAACGCATTCCTGAGGGATACCGCGCGCAGTATTAACGACGAGCACCGAACACACGCCAATTAATGCCCCCTTTTTCCCCGTTCGAGCTTTTTTATATAGCTACGGCTATAGGTAAACAGGCGCTGATTTTTCATCGGCGTTCGACAGGCGCAGATAAGAAAGGCGCTGGTGTATTATATACACTACACGAGTAATCCATCATCGCGATGGGACGCCAGCGCAGCTGGCAATAATCCGCGGCGATCTATAGAGCGCGCACGAGTTAATTAATATAAAGAGCTGAGCGCAGGCCATACAGATATAGTCTCGTCGTCATCTGCAGTTGTCTCCTCTCGTCCGATAAATAGGTATATATAGCGCGCAGAGGTAAGCGCGcgacgagtctctctctctctctctctctctctctcccgctccgCTCACGCGCCGTATAGCCGGCGGAAAGCCCAGTGTTAATTAACCCCGAGTTTCAGGACTGATTTACGTGGCGTCTAATTAGCGGCCCTGACGGCGATGTATGTAGCAAGCATTTTGATTGGCCGCGCGCTAGCGAAACTCCTGCCGCTGacgctctcctctctctatATACATCCCCGACGATTGCGTGCGACTGTGTGCACCTATATACAGGATATAAGCGTGCAGAGTATCGGCGCAATAAGAATCCTCGAGTATCATTTCCAACACTTACCTCGAACGCGTCCGGCAGATATTTCGGTGCATCATCGACGTTGCTGAGCGAGAACGGCTGCCAAATGGCTGCGCTTCGCGCGTCGCTCGCCGATTTATACGCCTGACAATTAGCCGCAGCCGGCTCTCCGGGACTCTCGGCGTGTAGCAATTAAACGCCCGCAGCGGCACTTCTTCCGCCGAAAATTCCACGCGTCAGCTGTGTCCTCTCAGcagctttttcgaaaaagccGGAATTTCCTTTCTCGCTGTGTCGTCCCATCGGGCCCGTAAAAGAGAGCCGCGAGGATCGCGTGTGTAAGCAAGAGATTGACGCGGCGCGGAAGATTGAAGCTATACTGCAATTTGTCGACGCCGTGGAAATGCGGCTCCAGAaagaaagaaggagagaaagaaagaagcgcgcgcgcggcgctgcaAAGCGGCCAAGGAATCCAATAAAGAACAAAGTACTACTTTTATCGCCCGGCTACAAACGAGCGTAACGGGTTATGCAGGTCAATCACCGAACCGGACTGTACACGTGCTTTCTCGCTTGcatcatttcattttttatatcttATTTCATTTCATTAGTCGCACCTTTTTTGGCGCCTCTAATTCGATTGACGAACATTGTATCGTAACTGTATCATCCGCGTGAGGTTGAGACTTTCGTCACTCTTTCGGATGTCGTATATGCGgaggaagaaaataaagagcagACACATATATAACACACAGGAACTTTCTAAAAACTTGTatctttattaattaataaacgtGTTTGTGTTTGCGTCGTGTATCGCGTTGTATTATTTTACAAGAGCTCGCCGGCGCGGCCCCGAGAGGGCctccctttttctctcttcgacCTGGCGCGTGCTGCTCGGGGCCGGGTTGGCTTTAAAAGTCGAGATAaatgaaataacaaaattaactAAACGCAGAGGACGAAACTCTTCGAGCCAACCAACGCAGCTCCGTCGAACATTATCTCAATATTCTAGATCGTCGGTCGCTCGATCGGGGAAGAGCGCTTTCGCGAAAAACCGTTGCCGGAAATGCGTGATGCGTATTAGTGTGATGCACAATATGATCGTCATCTCGGCGAGACGATTTGGCAAAAGCGCTACACTCGATTCGCGTCGGCGCGCACGAAAGCCAGTCGATGCGTTTCCCGCGACGAGCGTCTGACTCGTCGACTGTAAATAACCATTTATATCACACAAATCTTTAACAATATACAAAATGTACTCATCTATatacaagtttaaattacacatcatcgtcgtcatctCTCGttcacacacactctctttctccgttCGACtgatcgctcgcgcgcggcggttCTCTCCATTATTTGTCCGCGTGTGTTCGTTGCTTGTTCGGCTCCGCGCGCACGGCGAGCTTGCGCCGAAGAAACGTAAAGGAAAAGCGATCCTCGAGGCAGCTCTTTCTTGCTCTGTGCATAAGCTCGAGCGAGGCTTTCACGgccagcagtagcagcggcggcaACTCGTTGAGAATTCTTCACTCGTGGACTTGGCTAAGACACTTGGCTCCTCGACTCCCTTCCGCGCGTTCTCCCTCTCCcattctctctcactcattCTGTTGAAGAGCTTGAAACTGCACACCCCCGCACTTAACTGCATGCAAAAGAGTTGGCTATTTTAAACGGAACGAGTAAACGAGTAACAGCGACCAGTTGTATCGTACAGTTTACATTGAAGCTTGCGGCTCCTTATCGAGAGCCTCGGAATCTCATCGTCCGGGCCagtactgtgctattatttttgtctttctctctctcatttatttcaagtgcgcgcgcgctcactcaCTGATTGACCTCTATAGTATTGCTATTGGGAAAAAAACACTCACCGATAGATATAGTCTGCGCACGGTATTGGCCACGAACGCGTCTTTTGTTGTATGTTTTTTTCAGTTTACCTATAACTTTGAATTGGTAGTTTAcactttttcattgttttccaGTTAAGattatacatttattttacacTTATTGCGGATGAGCTCTTACGTTTTCACAATTGATTCTCGCGCGAGCTTCTTCGAGTATTCTTTcacaccacacacacacacacacacacacacacgcgcgcagacGCAGACGCCCACGCTCATATTGGAGATTGTCAGGTGGGGGAAACTTGACGGAATTCGGTAGCACGCGAGCCGGCATGTATCAGGTTCGACAGTAGAGTGTTTCTTTCGGTATTATCATTATCGATTATCGATTAtcgattattaattattaattattatatacacacaagTTTTGTCCACGAGAAACGAAAGGAAGAAGAGCTAGCTTACTTGCTATATAAAGTTTAAGCTTACGAGCTACtgttgaaaaatattcatttggAATTTACATCAGTTCTCGgattatatgaaaaatacgAGCTTTATACGATATCATATCAATGAGATacaagtgtgtgtgtgagtgtgtgtgtacgtgtatgcGTGCGAGTGTACGGagttatgatttttttcaccGTGGACGCGCGAGAATTCGGCAAAGTCTCCCCTCCATACGTCTCGTTACTCAGTTTCGCATCTATAGATTCTCGATGCATAGCGTACATAATATATAgtggtgtgtgtgtattttttattttacatgaAACGATTCCGATCATACGATTCCGCTTCGAGGGgtattatcatcatcatcatcatcatcatcatcatcatcatcatcatcagccTGTCTCACTCTTTATTGCTTGTACGACGAGAGGCGATCATCGCTTGTGGGGAGAGAGAATGGAAATGAAGGAAAACTTTCGtgggagagaagaagaagctcgaTGCGATTGACTGGGCTCGTCTCGCTATTCAGTCGTCGGGACTCGTAGGGAGGAAGGGAAGCTGTAATTATTATCACGAGATTCGTTGAGTCGGTGAAAGCTCGGAAATCAGGAAATACAGGGATAGCGTATAGTTAATAGatgatggggggggggggggggaggaagGGCAAGCACTGCACTGCACATCATAGGTCCCTCATTCACAGAGCTCAGACGTCCAGACCCAGTCCTGATGCGAGGCACCGGGCGAcggttgttgctgctgctgctggtgagGATTGAGGCCCTGCATCATGCTGGCCATCGTCGCGGCGgtggaagaagaagacgaggacGACGTAGCCGaatgctgctgctggtagtgctggtggtggtggtggtggtggtggtggtgacCCGGTGGCAGCGGTGAATAGGCCTCGCCGCCGGCGGCCACGTCCACGAGATCGAGCTGCGGCTGGAGAGCCgctgcgacgacgacggggaGCGTCGGTGCCGTTGGCTGGACCTTCTTCGGGCGGCCGACCGGGTTGCCGCCTCATTCGCGGCTCCTTCGAGGCCGGCCTACCTTGCCCTTCCTCGTGGGCATGCCACCGTTGCCCGTCGCTGCTgccgcggccgccgccgccaccgccaccgGCGACGACTTCATCATCTTGTTGAAGTCCGTCTCGCACACGGCCGCGCCCGACAGCAAGTAGTACCTGCAATTCAGAGCCGTCACAGGCGGGTCGTGAGAATGGTCATTCGCCGTTGGCGCGGTGCGCGCGAGGATCGACAACAgctgtcgctgctgctgctctataCATGTATAACGGGGAAACCGCACTCACCTGTCGCCTTGCGTGAGCTGCGTGCCGCACTTGGTGCAGGTAAAGCACTTGGGGTGAAAGACGTTGCCGCCCGCCCTCGTGACGAGCTCGGTCGCGGCTATCGTCTGGCCACAAGCTGCGCAGGCACCTGTGCTGCCGAACATCCTGCAACAGAGAAGAGCGAGGGGGCGTTGTTTAGTATAACCATCGGTGTGATAATGCGATATGGAGAGGACGGTGTGGAAAAAAGAAGCCccaaagtgagagagagagggagagagagagcaagcaCGCGGTCACGACTATGCACGTCCAAACGAGCATAGGTGTTGCAAGCGCGCGGCTCTTTTAATTGGCAGCTCGCTCGAGCAGATAAATCCCCCCTACATCTCGATAGCTACAAGCGCTACGAAGTAACGGCCGCGCGGAgctaagaaaataattacgcTCGCCTGCATTGTTCGATCGCGGCGCGTATAAGCACGATAATGATTTCGCGGCCGGGTTTTTCGGCGCAGCTTATACAGGTACGGCGTGTGGTATGCACGCACGCGTATGCGGCCGCGAGTAGACCTCGAGTGCGTGATTAGGGGAGCCGCAGCGCAGCAGTCGTATTTACAGGGCGTACACGCCACGGCCATGCATATCCACGTTAATGACAGTCAATGTTTGCCAAGTGGCAGCACGCTCGCTCGTCCTCGGcttcgtcgttgtcgtcgtcgtcgtcgtcggcagcTCGTATAAAGCTCGATGTTTATGCACCAATtagctatatacgtatacgcggaCGACGCACACGCGATGCCTGGTGCCACGCATGCTCCCTGTTTGCCTCTCTAGTCTCTCCGCTGTGTCCCATAGTCCTCTGCGGACTATCAATCCTCCTCTTGTtcttccatctctctctctctctctctctctctctctctctctctctctctctctctctctcgcgcgcgcgcatgcacgGGTTCATCGGGAAATCGGCTAAAGTGCGCTTGTATTATGGTgcattaagaaaaataacgaGATGAGCTTTCAATTTGAGTGAGTATATAAACAAGCTGTTCCTCGttaaactacaccacgctgccGGCCAACTTGCAAGATATCTCGGCTCGAATTAAAAATCTTCGGAGAAAAAAGTTTGCTCGAGGGTTAATTAATAGCCGAGAGCAGCGCATCGGCAGAGATGTATAACGAGCTGGAGGATACCTAATTAACACGCGCGATATCGACGGGGGTACGGACGCATCGCCGAGCGATTTATCGCGCGAGTTTGCCTTCGCTTGTGTGCGCACATCAGTTCTGCCTGCGTATAATGAGCAATCCTGGCATATAGAAATCGAGAATAGAACGGAGACTCGTATAATTTTTCCGTCTCAACGGATCGTCCGCTCATTAATTTGTTTAGGCAAAAAAGTGGCATTTAGAACGActacacacatatacatgcCTCGGGAAAATAACGAGATGCGAGTGTCTACCGGCAGTGTTGCAGCTAGCGCTGATGCAGTTACGATCGCATAGCGCAGTTTCGCTCTAATGCCGGATCGCTCGTTAACAAGGAACTGCTGTTATTTCGCATCCGTATCGGGCAGAGATGACCTCGTGGTGatagccgccgccgccactgcGCGTATACGTGAGCTGCGAAAGATAAATCTTTCCTCGCGCTCGAAAAATCTGCGCGTTAATTGCCGTCGTCCTCTCGCGGCGCGTGTTACGTGGCAGAGAGCGTGAATGAATGATTCAAGCGCGAAGGGCCAAAGCGAAGCGAATAATTAGGATAATTAGAGTATACAGTGCCGCCGTTATGTATAGCACGCGATGAATTCGCCAGCGCTCGCTCGGGACAATTAAAAtgggccgcgcgcgagcgacggcTTGCGACTAATTACCGCGTTGTGAGACTATAAGCATACTCGTACATACGCGAAGCAGCCCTCCTCGGCGGCGGGCTCGCGGTTGTaattttacgcgcgcgcgtgtattttCATCGCGCAAGGATCGAGGAACTGTATATAGAATGGCAGACGC
The sequence above is drawn from the Nasonia vitripennis strain AsymCx chromosome 4, Nvit_psr_1.1, whole genome shotgun sequence genome and encodes:
- the LOC116738560 gene encoding protein hunchback-like, whose translation is LQPQLDLVDVAAGGEAYSPLPPGHHHHHHHHHQHYQQQHSATSSSSSSSTAATMASMMQGLNPHQQQQQQPSPGASHQDWVWTSELCE
- the LOC116417282 gene encoding LIM domain transcription factor LMO4.2; translated protein: MFGSTGACAACGQTIAATELVTRAGGNVFHPKCFTCTKCGTQLTQGDRYYLLSGAAVCETDFNKMMKSSPVAVAAAAAAAATGNGGMPTRKGKVGRPRRSRE